In a single window of the Stigmatopora nigra isolate UIUO_SnigA chromosome 7, RoL_Snig_1.1, whole genome shotgun sequence genome:
- the nrsn1 gene encoding neurensin-1 — protein MASCSEICGSDYGEQAKARGNCQQYGVRSYLHQFYEECTASIWERDEDFQIQRSPSRWSSLLWKVCLAFGTIILFAGLIVIVVGYATPTRIEAFGEEDLLFVDSQAVNFNRALDVCKLTGAVLFCVGGTAMAVGLLLSAFAKSYSKEELFLQQKFKERLADLHSTVGTPIMRAPTPGEGKVPVTLSKVQNIQPVATKSET, from the exons ATGGCATCTTGCTCAGAAATATGTGGATCGGATTACGGAGAGCAAGCCAAAGCCAGAGGCAACTGCCAACAGTATGGTGTCCGTTCCTACTTACACCAG TTCTATGAAGAGTGCACTGCTTCAATTTGGGAACGTGATGAAGATTTTCAGATTCAGAGATCGCCTAGCAGGTGGAGCTCTTTACTCTGGAAG GTCTGTCTTGCGTTTGGGACAATCATCTTGTTTGCAGGCCTGATTGTCATAGTTGTGGGCTATGCCACGCCCACAAGGATTGAAGCATTTGGTGAAGAGGATCTTCTTTTCGTGGACAG CCAGGCAGTCAATTTTAACCGAGCACTGGACGTTTGCAAGCTGACTGGGGCTGTACTATTCTGTGTGGGAGGGACGGCCATGGCAGTGGGTCTCCTGCTCTCCGCTTTTGCCAAAAGTTACTCCAAAGAAGAATTATTCCTCCAGCAAAAGTTTAAAGAGCGATTGGCTGATTTGCATTCAACAGTTG GTACTCCCATAATGAGAGCACCCACCCCTGGGGAGGGCAAGGTGCCAGTAACACTTTCCAAAGTTCAGAACATCCAGCCAGTAGCCACAAAGTCAGAAACTTGA
- the LOC144199345 gene encoding uncharacterized protein LOC144199345 — MGSEKPSFLTQPVVKSIFMFRNGDLYYEARRLVINQKRVSNFETLLREVTGGIQAPFGAVRNIYTPRGGHKVDSLDSIQSGEQYVAAGREKFKKLDYLQISSRKRRMLQSLPLQARPMPPNRIPGTARFLKPIKEPCPIFVVANGDTLTPAIRLLIHQRMLSQFERILEMISEKIGLRVLGGVRSLYTYEGQQVTDGTQMENGQLYVAVGREKFKKLSYIDLLFSKPRGTWKVNGMKMGQLPPIYRSPKQNANKKTGVQSTDSGNGGTKDSPPNHSGGNGEHLSTIVREISQARLLSLRLKRSGQSITLCDNDDSDSKTDDGNADVKFLDQSNEKDLAPDPVKSSEVNNKEGEEAELPSENTFKNEIDVNQEEKKDRETKSPTEVVNEENETEKSENKQNSPPVPEEQVAVVKEEKDMAVDEMKRAIDDSRATPDESCKSLAESKEKVPIENKEHNEDVSEFTANISENVADVQKEIMDVSKGEIIVESKDDVNEANSECEFKYANDMSVDVTDKVSDESKDGGKNDCKDDADEAASESKHVTDMRDGATDEVLDESKDQGERKCKNDVDESASKPKLKYVNDIRNDALDEGSDEIKEEDKKECKDDIGEAVSGHKFQCATDIRDDPTDRVLDESKDEVQGEVAEVKRTEPTIESKNGGDTHELDCKHREASGSVNEFPDKGSHETKNVLDEFSDKKMNESSNESKDDFVNEEPSKSKDEVSNGIRGAMFNENNDLMANETTDKTDVNMILSKNWGF; from the exons ATGGGCTCGGAGAAGCCAAGTTTCCTGACCCAGCCGGTGGTGAAGAGTATCTTCATGTTCCGCAATGGTGACCTGTACTACGAAGCCCGTAGACTTGTCATTAACCAGAAGAGAGTGTCCAACTTTGAAACTTTGCTGAGGGAGGTGACAGGGGGCATCCAGGCACCGTTTGGAGCAGTGAGGAATATATACACCCCCCGTGGAGGACACAAAGTCGACTCTTTGGACAGCATCCAGAGTGGGGAGCAGTACGTCGCAGCTGGGAGAGAAAAATTCAAGAAGTTAGA TTATCTACAGATCAGCTCTAGAAAGAGAAGGATGTTACAGTCTCTTCCACTGCAG GCCAGACCAATGCCACCAAATCGAATTCCTGGGACTGCAAGGTTCTTGAAGCCGATTAAAGAGCCATGTCCAATATT TGTGGTAGCAAATGGGGACACACTGACTCCAGCGATAAGACTGCTCATCCACCAGAGAATGCTGAGCCAGTTTGAGAGAATATTAGAGATGATCTCAGAGAAGATTGGTTTGAGAGTCCTTGGTGGTGTGAGAAG TCTTTACACCTATGAGGGCCAGCAGGTGACTGATGGCACACAGATGGAGAACGGTCAGCTCTATGTGGCCGTAGGCAGAGAGAAATTTAAGAAGCTTTCCTACATTGACCTGCTTTTCAGTAAACCTCGTGGAACATGGAAGGTCAATGG gATGAAAATGGGCCAACTGCCGCCAATCTATAGATCACCAAAGcaaaatgcaaat AAAAAGACAGGGGTCCAGAGCACTGACAGTGGAAATGGTGGGACAAAAGACTCTCCTCCAAATCACAGTGGTGGCAATGGGGAGCACCTCTCCACAATAGTCCGAGAAATCTCCCAGGCCAGACTCCTCTCTCTTCGGTTGAAAAGGAGTGGACAGAGCATAACCCTGTGTGACAATG ATGATTCGGATTCAAAAACTGACGATGGAAATGCTGATGTGAAATTTCTGGACCAGTCAAATGAAAAG GACCTTGCACCAGATCCTGTCAAATCATCAGAAGTGAATAACAAAGAGGGTGAAGAAGCAGAGCTTCCCTCTGAAAAtacctttaaaaatgaaattgatgtgaaccaagaagaaaagaaagataGGGAGACAAAAAGCCCGACAGAAGTTgtaaatgaagaaaatgaaactGAAAAGAGTGAAAATAAGCAAAATTCACCTCCAGTGCCTGAAGAGCAGGTTGCGGTtgtaaaagaagagaaagataTGGCAGTGGATGAAATGAAGAGAGCTATAGATGACAGCAGAGCAACACCAGATGAGAGTTGTAAGTCCCTAGCTGAGAGTAAAGAGAAAGTTCCAATTGAGAACAAGGAACATAATGAAGATGTGAGTGAGTTTACAGCAAATATCAGTGAGAATGTTGCAGATGTGCAAAAGGAAATCATGGATGTGTCAAAGGGGGAAATAATAGTTGAGAGTAAGGATGATGTCAATGAGGCTAACAGTGAGTGTGAATTTAAATATGCTAATGACATGAGTGTTGATGTTACTGATAAAGTTTCAGATGAGAGTAAGGATGGGGGTAAAAATGACTGTAAAGATGATGCTGATGAGGCTGCCAGTGAGAGTAAACATGTTACTGACATGAGGGATGGTGCTACAGATGAAGTTTTAGATGAGAGTAAGGATCAAGGTGAAAGGAAGTGTAAAAATGATGTGGATGAGTCTGCCAGTAAGCCTAAACTTAAGTATGTCAATGACATAAGGAATGATGCTTTAGATGAAGGTTCAGATGAGATAAAAGAGGAGGATAAAAAGGAGTGTAAGGATGATATCGGTGAGGCTGTCAGTGGGCACAAATTTCAGTGTGCCACTGACATAAGGGATGATCCTACAGATAGGGTTTTAGACGAGAGTAAGGATGAAGTTCAGGGTGAGGTTGCTGAAGTGAAACGGACAGAACCTACCATTGAAAGTAAGAATGGAGGAGATACACATGAATTGGACTGTAAGCATAGAGAGGCCAGTGGCAGTGTAAATGAGTTTCCAGATAAAGGGTCACATGAgactaaaaatgttttggatgaattttctgataagaaaatgaatgagagcTCAAATGAGAGTAAGGATGATTTTGTAAATGAGGAGCCCAGTAAAAGCAAGGATGAGGTTTCAAATGGGATTAGAGGTGCCATGTTTAATGAGAATAATGATTTAATGGCAAATGAGACTACGGACAAAACAGATGTGAACATGATACTCAGTAAGAACTGGGGATTTTAG